The DNA window CTCGTAGACAAAAAATTGtcccttaatatatatatatatatatatatatatataacatgtaatGGTATCTATATCCAATAgccatggtttaaaaaaaaaaaaaaactgccgCTAAAGATGAGATACACAACTGGATCATTAAACCATGGTCTGCCGCTAAAGATGAGATACACAACTGGATCATTAAACCATGGTCTGCCGCTAAAAATGAGATACACAACTGGATCATTAAACCATGGTTCATAACCCATTTTCCAAATGTGTCAATCGAATAGACCATAGATGTGTATTGATTTAAAAACCACGATTGTAGGTCTATGGCTGTGGTTTTCGAGCCTACGACGACGGCCGCCACTATAGAGGAATTTTCTTGTAATGATccatatatatagttttttttttttttttttttttttttttttttttgtgggtggtgggggggtgggagaggaggagaggaggggaggagggggaaGATTGATTTCACCACAAAATGATTTTATGTATTTGAATTGAATTCATGGTTTAGAAAAAACTTAATTCCATGCAGGGTTGTTTAAAACTCTTCCCCACACCTtactcctaaaaaaaaaattgtgaaatctGACCAATATAATGGTTACGATTAGTTAGAAATGTTGggaataaaatattaatttagCATTTTAGATATCATTGAGGGACCTAATTCTAGATATAGAAGGATCAATAGAAAGATTTCATGATTAAAAAGGACTAACCAGAATAAGGAACAGTTGTTGGCgaaatcaattaaataaaagatcCTGAAGTCAGCCAAGGACAATGAATGTGAGTATATCGAAGTGGCACAATCCACGGTTGTACGAGAGATCAAATTCAAACAAGAGTGTGAACCAAGCAAAGAAATTCCTTATTCCTAACGGGAAGTATTTCTCAACCCTAAATCTTGATAATAGACCTTTTGACATTAAGCCTGCATATTATTTGATTTCTTCACCCAAGGGTTCTTGGAGAGGGACCAGTGAGGAACTTCTTCAGCACCCTTGGCTGTGGGAGGATCCAAATCCTTTATCAATTACATTATTGATTGAATAGTTCTtattcaacctcggtatgatCTAGTTCAtacgattgtggggtcagtatggacccgtaGGACTAGTCAAGTTGAAGGCCTGGGTACCTgtagttagcaaaaaaaaaaaatgcataccaaatgcaGCATAAGTTACCATTACAAGATCACAAAGGATGCACGAGAATATGACAAATAAGAGCGCCAAAATTTGAGCTAATGCTTGGCTGAGTCTAGGCCAAGGTTAAGCCCAATCTATTGTGAAATGCATTTTGGGCCCATATGATATGGGATCCCAATTGTAGGCTCAAGCTGGTTTGGGACTATCTGCGGCCCTAATTCTAATAGATCACCATGCAATGACTATGAAATAGGATTCACGTAAATGTGGAGTTTGTGCGGTTTTTACCAATTAAACTTTTAACCATTTCTTTGACCTGATCATTCATGATTTTTGTCTTTAGGGAGAATTGTTTATCTATGATAAGGGGTGCGTCAGTTATTTTAGGAGGCTGTGTCTAATTGCATGAGCTCCGgaccactgttagcaaaaatggaaagggcaaaaaaacagaaaaggatggtacgggttttaaacagtaaaaattttcaagcgatacggtcaaaaaaatagagaatggcaaaaaactgaaaatggatggtacgggttttaaacgtgtagatttaaAACAAACAGGACTAAAAAAATGGTACtatactcgtataaattaaggaattattagatgaatacttgcatctaatgttcaaaattaCTACAGTATCCAACacaaatgcatatatatatatatatatatatctcacgtctcattataagttttataaCATATAATTAAATATCATCCACTACCAATTATAAATTCATACACCATACATGTctaagttttattgagcaatgtgacttGGCTTTGatattgttcattgttgtcaacatagtcaacacactcttggaATAATGTATATTCAGTTTGAGTTAGTAGTTATcattttagaaacatttttcagcaaatgcatcagtttgtatctcaattttgggatccatacattgatattgagttgaatgtgattcatgagaaatataggtcattgagttagcttcaagtcggCGAAAGAATTAGGTGGAtcagagttcgggagagagagatatggtcaattaagtagacattatattcaacaagttaagtcttaaaaaaggccaaaaaaaaatgaacgtGTTTAAATGCGTTTTAAACTCGTTGAGAACAGAAATGCTTATCGTTTGCTATTTTTCTAAGTATCTTTGAGAAGCATAGggaaaaatgtgttttaaaaggtaaaaaaacgAGAACATGTCAcgcgtttttgctaacagtgctCCAGACATGTtcgatttttctcttttaataaaattacaTTCATAGCTTGGGTACTTTGTCAAAGTACCCAAGCCatgaatgtttatttattttaacaaaatcattcatacctttttttttttttttggggttcaGCATTTCAACAAAGTCATTCAGAACAAACATTCTAATCCTCCTCACACCGATTTATCTGTAATTCAGATTTCTTTTTACATCAGAAAATGGTTGGACCCATCATATGTTGTTTTCTTCGATGACAGATCATGTTCACATACGAGAACAATTTTGCACGTCCTTGATCTGGAATTTGAaaccactttctctctcttcatttaatagatttcaaattcacGGATCAGAAACGTACAAGAttgttctcgtacgtgaacctgatccgttctcGACTTCTTCTCCGAGAAccccacttctctctctctctctctctctctctctctccatttggCATCCATCCATCATAAATGGTTGAGTTTCTTGATAAGACAATGAGGGAGGCAATTCTAGGAGGCAATTCTAGGAGGCCAAATCCAACATGGCGGTTTGATTagagcttttttttcttttttttaggtagaacATTAGAGCTAAAACTCGTTTAGCATGTCCATGTCGTTATTTACTTATTGTGTTAAATTTGCATTGAATCTTCAATTTTTCACAACATATCAAAATAATACGAGAAGAGGAACGTGATATTACCAAGCCTTGCACTAGTGCACTAGGGTCTCATGACCATGTAGAAATCTCTTGCCCTAATATTAtatagtagtaaaaaaaaaaaaaaaaaaaatcaattcccTTATTTTTAAGAACATGGCCACTAAAAAACAGAAGTGGATAAgatttttaccatttaaaatatatatatatatatatagggtgaACTATAAAGTTGACATAAGAAATCCAATTCCTCTATGACCCGGTAGAATGTGCAACGCACATCTGATGGCCATGAGTATCCGACATGCACCCCAACATATGGATGCGCATCCCAAGGTGCTCCTGACCATTAGATATTCATCGTACACTATGCCGCACCATAGAAGAGTCCCACACTAACATAAGACACTAAATTTGACATTATTATACATGGGATCAAAAAAGAACCATGCCAATCTATCGGATGTTGCCTACTCCCAAACACAAGTGGGGCACAAAAGATCATGCTGCCTCTCACCCTATGCATCTTCTCATTGGCCCCACATGCTAGTGTTGTCTATACTAAGACTATCATTaatgttctttctcccattaTATATTTATGAGGATTCCTCATCTATCAAATGGTCAAATATAATCAAATCATCACTCCATACGTGATTCCAATAATAGCCAAAATTCCAGTTCATAGTGCTTCTATCCGGTGGCAACAATAGAAACCCCTTCGCCAATCGTGATGAAGTTTACCATATAGAtgtaggaaaaataaatatcaatagatcaattttttattccattGATGTATTTTCAAAACTTCATtcacaagttaaaaaaaaaaaaaaaaaaaatccttcgcAAACATGATGAACTCGAAAtttagggggagggggaaaagaaggaaagaaaaaaactaatctctatcctcttttcctttcctctGCTTGTGACAGTAGTACGATTAGAAAGATAAActgcaaacaaaaaaataattaaagaaataaatttaaaaaaaaaaaaaattcattgcaCTCCGATCAAAATGAATTAAGATGGTCATGATCAACATTTGGGAAGATcagatggtggtggtggcaacTTTTGATTGGGGCTTTCTCCATTTAAGACGATCCATGCCATCTTCAACCCCCAACTAGTGTGGACTTCCAAATGACAATGCATGAACCACACACCTGTTGACAAGTCATCATGCAAATAAAATCAGACAAATTTATATACTATTTCATGTTATATTATGAAATATTTGGCAccaacaattaaataaaataaaaaataaaaaaagaagaagaagatgaggcaACCACCTGGATTGTCTGCAAGGAAGCGAATGGCAAGCCAACCACCGGACGGCACTCCAACGGTATTCCTTTCAACAGGGTCAATGAGATTGAACTTAGCTGGATCCTTATTACGATCAAAGTTGCCAAAGCCTTGGCCAACAACAAAGAAGTTGAATCCATGGAGGTGAAGAGGGTGGCTCTCTGCACCAAGTATACTAGTGCCCTGCATCACCAGCTCTACACTAGTGTTATAGGGCAGCACCACAACCTTAGTGCCATTGCTATCCATGGTATTGTTAGGGGGAGTGCCTGTATAGTTGAAGGGTATAAGTGGACTGATAGGGAAGTCAGTGGTGTAGATACCCTTTGATGATTGGCCAAAGAAGTGTGTTTGAAGGAGGGCTCTGGTTGGAAGAACAAAAGAGACATTGTTTATGTTGGCAGAAAATTTGGTGGTATTGGTGGGCCCTTGGCATGTCTGGTTCTTGGGGCATGGGTTTGTTCCTAGCCCAACTGTGAAGAAGAAGTGCTTGTCCACAATTTGGGGAACATTTGCAGGGAAAGTAGAACTGGCCAAGCTTCGGAATCGTTTTGTAAAATTTGCAGCAAAAGAAGTGTCATTGAGGGAAGGGAGGTGTGGCCTGAAGAGAGGAAGCTTCTTAATTGGAAAAGAAGAAGTGGTTGGGTGTTCATATTCGAGGATCCCAACAGTGGTTGAGTTGTCAATGGTACCACGGCCAGTGAAATATGGTCTAGCAGCCATGAAGAAGGTGGCATTGGGGAATTTAGGTTTTGTCCTGAGGAGAACATTTGTGGTTTGTCCAGGGGTAATGAGGAGTGTCTTGGTGTTGAATGGTTTCACGTAGACTGCATCAACTTCAACCACTGTAACTGTGTGATTGGCAATGCTGAAGAAGAGCTCATCATTGAGTGCAGCATTGATCAAACGGAGGAGATATGTCTTCCCAGGCTTCACCTTGAGCTTGAatgtatctgcaaaatttcattaatgGAAGTGTAAATGGGTGAAGCCAAAAAGAACTAAATGATGGAAATTGATGATGAAGTGTTATTGGTGAAGCCTGATCAGAGTCTCATCCAAGAAGTACTGTAAAATCTCTTTCATGgggtagttttgtactttcgggaattagggtttttgatgatttgtaatttatttattagaaTAGTGGAAGCTCTGGTTTATTGCTGGGCTGTGGGCTAAATCCATCTTGGTGAACCACGTAAATCATTGTGTTTTTTGTGGgtgattttttttcattgttctTTTGCTATCGTTATTCTACTGGTTGTTAATTCCTAAGGAAGGTACCTTTAGCAGAGCAGTTGTACAAAGGACCTGGGAGTCCATTGATGGTGTAGGCATCAGAGACATTAGCGCCTCCTCCATTCTGTAGAGCCTGGCTGATCACTGCTTCTGTGTCTGCATTCCACCATTCACCTGAAAATTCAGAACAATATAGTATGGGTTTAGATTGATTATTAAAGAACTTCATTACCTTCTAAATTAAGATTGATTTTGTTGGTTTAGTTGCTTACCAAATAAGATGGGTACTTCCTTGTAGGGTTTGGGAAATGGGAAAGGGACACTGAGTTTGGGGTGGATGATAATAGGCCCATGAAGAGTAGACCTCATCCATGAGATGTGGGCATGCCACCAAAGGGTTCCTCTCTGCCCAGTAATAGTGAAGTTGTACACATAGGACTGGCCTGTTTGAATAGGGCACTGAGTTATGTAAGCTGGCCCATCCGACCACCCACTTCGAAGCTGTCGAATTCCATGCCTGTTTCAGTTTGATTTTATCTTCTCAGTTAGCTTAGAATCATTTTTGTTCTACAATTGTCTTAAGTAAATAAGATAGTGAGTTGGAGAAAGAGAATGATGGCTCCCTACTCCCTAGTCCTTACCAATGCAAGGTGACATTGTTCTTGACATGGTTAACCACCTTGACAATTACCCGGTCACCCTCTCGAGCCACAAGTGGAGGCCCCGGAAACTGGCCATTGACAGTCGCAATGCTCTTTGTGTGGCATAGCCTTGTTACATTCTGCAACTTGATCTgcaaagtaactcaaacttgtaaaagaggaagaggaagaagaagaagaagaagaaagtgtttGGAACCCATTTCTAATGATCTCAGCTTTGATAACTTTGTTAAAAAATATAGTCCAAGGAAATATTACATACATCAAACTTGTAGTGCCTTGTAATTCCTGAATGCTGGGCAACTACTACCAAGGGCAGAAGCCACAGAGTGGTTAAGGCCAAGAAAAAAGCTCCTGGAAGTGGTGATgaggaaaatagaaagaaacccatctctctctctctctctctctctctctctctctctctgtggtaTTACTCTATTAGTTTCTTAAGTGTGAGATTCATGAAGCCCAATGAGGTCCTTCATATATAGAtagagggagaaagggaaagaagtACTATAGATAGTTTAGTTTTTTACTAGACTGGAGTTGTTGCTGACTTGCTGTTGGTCGAGCTTAACTTTGGAGTAATGTCAAAGTCATGATTTTTGTCCCAAAATGCCCTTGTTGGAGGGGACTTTAAGGGGATGATATTGACCAATCCTTGGATGTAGGGATTGCATTACAAGCTTTAATATTGCTTCCATGTTCATGTAATAATGTTGAAGTCTCAGTCTACAAATCTTTGTAATTCATATAATGCATTCAGAAGCAAAAGTGAGAAGAAAAGTTATAGACCAGTTCATGCATGGAGGGCATTTTTGACATTAACGAGTAGTAGCTTTTCCAACACTATATTCTTGGAAACAAAGCCAAATCAAAGGGTTACATCTGCTTGGTTGTTCATGTTTTTTCATGAACCAAAGTGGAAATCTATTACCTATACATTTGTTGTTGAGAGACAAGTGGAGGGCCAGTGCTGTTTGGCATGAGCTTATGGTGGGGTACTCAGGTGTTGGTATATATATATCCGTACGATGTTCAGGCGAGAGATTAGACCTTTTACCCAACTTTTTTTCCCAGGTCTCTCTAAAGCAAAGAATGGAACTATGGATGGTTCTCATCCTCTCTCCAAGtttctctatttttgtttctatttatatGTTCCTAGAGATGTTTCATTCACAAatagaactaaaactaaaaagaattaaagtagAATGAAATACTTTAACCGTATATACTTAACCCCAACGGGAATTCTACAGCCaaccacccccaccacccccccaccccaaaaaaaaaaaaaaatataNNNNNNNNNNNNNNNNNNNNNNNNNNNNNNNNNNNNaaaaaaaaaaagaaatataataaTTTGATCAAAATTTCTTGTTTGATTTTATCTTCCCTTGGAGGAAAAAAGTTCATACGGCTGAATCTCTTTTTCACTCTCTCAAGTAATTTATTATAAAGAACCCCTTTTTTATAAGAACGTGAAAAAAACACAGTTATTGATACATATTTTATGTGCCCATTATATAAATGATTTTCATGATAAAAATtacttattttaattaattaaaacatatatatacatatagaaAATGAACTATAAATGAAACGGTCGGACTATTAAACATCTTTCATTGACCATATATCCCATATATTTCCATCAAATTAGCCTCGAATGTGCATGGTCCAAAGCCAATGACTGTAGAGCAATCTATGgccgtatttttttttttttttttttNNNNNNNNNNNNNNNNNNNNGATAGATCCAATAACAATCCTCATTAATggctctttcctctcttttagtGGGACTTCTTAAGAAAATTGACAAATAATATGTCAAACAGAACCTTGCTTTGGACTtaaaaaatatgagagagagagagagatatgacaAATAATACAACAGTGACCGTAAGAATTGAATGTATccaattttcaacaaaaaaaaattgatttacaTGGAAGTCATGCATTACTTAAGAATCACACAAAATTAAAccaccttaccaaaaaaaacaaaaatataaaattaaaccAGACAAACACTAGTCTTCTAGAAAGATTAACAACCAAGTCCTTGTTAAGCAAAACAATAGCCTTGTTTTGTTTGTTAAACCAAACAAacagtactctctctctctctctctctctctctctctctctctctctctctctctctctctcacttctaCCACAGGTTAAGCTTGCAATGCCTTGAGTATCAAATTACAGTCAATCATTACTCCTTTGATCTTCTTTGAATTCGAGAATTAATAATATACCACTATAGGATCCCACCCTTCATCATCCATATATAATGCTTCTTAGATACAACTTTTTCACCAAGTTTTCTTTGCTAAAATTAAATAATGACTGTTTCAGAATGTATCACATAAATAGCAAAATTTTGGTACAACAAACATTCAAGTAGGCTGATCTGAAACTTAAAAATGTGTAAAAATTCAGTGAAGAAATTAAAAGTAGACCACCAATGGGAACTCAACTTCATCTTCTATCTTGCTTTTTACAGAGAAATTTTTTATCAAGTCCTTTTTTGACCCCACTTATGTCAAATTTATATGACAGATACCAACTTTTGAACAAGGATGAACCATAATATTGTAaagttatttttttggtaaacatgaTAAAGTTAATTTCAAAGGCAACGCTGTATCAGAGCGTAGGCATGGCACCTCATTTTATCCCTATGAGAATGTTCatagtaaggatgtgaatttgaaatcgaaatcgaaatcgaaccgatttGTTTACACCGAAATCAGAACACCATTTAGTAAATAATTCGGTTtaagtttcaagtttaagaccgattagttaaatgggttggatcggttttaactgtttaacccgttggtttcaaacctaATTACACCGTGAAAATCGCACTGTTTAAATCTTCAAAATCAATCTGATTTACCTGTATattgattaaatatttggttgttttagcaaaacataatggtttaatttaaagaagaattaaggaccatagaggcggtccaacagtctattcaataatttactcatattatgtagttaaatccttgtttgttcaatgtctcatttagtttgatacaagattaaagcgtttatcaacaaaaacaaattttagaaagcatgcgaataaactagcaagcCGGCCCGGTTCTAactgtttagaaaccgtatagaataaaccgcgatcaaaaccatttaaaaccatgaaatcgaTACCGTTTAAAAACCATAGAACCGAAAcagtttattaaatggttgcgGCTTCAAAAAGtgcaactgtttagtaaatggtgcagttttggttttagccaaataaatgtgaaccgaaccaaatTACACCGTATAtactgaaaccgaaccgattaacacccttagttcaTACTTCATAGTAATATTGGATATTTTATGATGAGGAAAGAACTTATCTTTATAGTTTAAAATTACTAAAATACCTCTAGAAGGGAtaacaacagcaacaaccaTAACCTCCAGAAGGATTAATTAGACAAAATAAAACTACCTTGAAGAAAGTCTGAAACTCATGAGTTGGGTGAATTTTTATCATAAATCTATTATTTGAAGATAGTGCAAAAAAAACTTGAATATTtggtgttttatttatttatttatttatttattattattgttatttgttATTTGTTATATGGATCTCACACTTTTCAACTAATTTTGTAGCAATCAATGCGTAAAATCTATACCATTGGATAGTTCTCGgataatatttattttgattttacttGGTTCACGAAAAGAAAATTCCTAGGAGGGAACTTAATTTTTCACTCCTAGGCCAGGATTtattattggtattggtattgatacGATACCAAAATGGATTGTATCGGTCTAAATCGTTCAATTTTTCTCTTACTTTtcacaaaggaaaaaaagagcaacTTTTGTTTTTACAATTTTATACCTAAATCAATATTAATACCCAATCTATTAGGTATCGATATCGATTTCAaccaatatcaatacaataCGACCTATCCAAtgccaatacctaaaaccatgctcCTAAGAAAATTGAACCTTATTAAAAATCCTTCTTCTAAACCTTTAATAAGAAAGTGCGCAGTCTTATTAAGGAACCTTCTTTGGCATTCCTTttatctcctcctccttttacATTTATTAGAAAACCTCTCTTTTTAGGCTATTTAATTAACATAACAATTATTATTAGGAACCTTCTTAGGAAACTTAGCTGTTTTGTTAAGTAATTATGTATGTATTCGTCCCTTTCCCCTGTGCTTATTCTCCATGCCTCCCTTTGTATGTTATT is part of the Macadamia integrifolia cultivar HAES 741 chromosome 9, SCU_Mint_v3, whole genome shotgun sequence genome and encodes:
- the LOC122088627 gene encoding laccase-17-like → MGFFLFSSSPLPGAFFLALTTLWLLPLVVVAQHSGITRHYKFDIKLQNVTRLCHTKSIATVNGQFPGPPLVAREGDRVIVKVVNHVKNNVTLHWHGIRQLRSGWSDGPAYITQCPIQTGQSYVYNFTITGQRGTLWWHAHISWMRSTLHGPIIIHPKLSVPFPFPKPYKEVPILFGEWWNADTEAVISQALQNGGGANVSDAYTINGLPGPLYNCSAKDTFKLKVKPGKTYLLRLINAALNDELFFSIANHTVTVVEVDAVYVKPFNTKTLLITPGQTTNVLLRTKPKFPNATFFMAARPYFTGRGTIDNSTTVGILEYEHPTTSSFPIKKLPLFRPHLPSLNDTSFAANFTKRFRSLASSTFPANVPQIVDKHFFFTVGLGTNPCPKNQTCQGPTNTTKFSANINNVSFVLPTRALLQTHFFGQSSKGIYTTDFPISPLIPFNYTGTPPNNTMDSNGTKVVVLPYNTSVELVMQGTSILGAESHPLHLHGFNFFVVGQGFGNFDRNKDPAKFNLIDPVERNTVGVPSGGWLAIRFLADNPGVWFMHCHLEVHTSWGLKMAWIVLNGESPNQKLPPPPSDLPKC